Proteins co-encoded in one Stomoxys calcitrans chromosome 5, idStoCalc2.1, whole genome shotgun sequence genomic window:
- the LOC106089601 gene encoding maltase A1 translates to MKLFASAIVIVIALASDCWAKDWWENGNYYQIYPRSFRDSDGDGIGDLNGITEKLQYLKDIGFTATWLSPIFKSPMADFGYDISDFYQIHPEYGTMEDFERMIKKAKEVGIKIILDFVPNHSSDENEWFRKSEDNDPEYRDFYVWHNGKISSLTGEREPPSNWLSAFRYSAWQWSEKRQQYYLHQFAIKQPDLNYRNPHVVEEMKNVMRFWLGKGIAGFRIDAVPFLFEKDLGSNNNYLDEPVNENCPDPNDYCHLHHIYTNDQPETFDMAYQWRALADEFKREHGGDTRILMTEAYTSFENIMKFYGDGLRNGSHIPFNFDFLSSELNYSNAQEVVDHIKKWMAAMPKGVHANWVLGNHDNHRLASRLGVNRADLFNILLQTLPGNAVTYNGEELGMTDVFISWEDSVDPQACNASPETYYAVSRDVARTPYQWDASNLAGFTTGDHSWLPVAANYTTVNALAQLRAPQSHLQIFKKLVKLRKEPSFQDGELKIQAIEDDIVIYSREKKGSDLYVIVLNLGTHDKTININKYYDMGKKAEIITTSMQSKMVDGQVIDPTQFVAQAEVGTVLVQVFDIHGRYYHYDTV, encoded by the exons aTGAAGTTATTTGCAAGTGCCATAGTTATAGTGATTGCCTTGGCCAGTGATTGTTGGGCCAAGGATTGGTGGGAAAATGGCAACTATTATCAAATATATCCACGATCCTTTCGTGACAGTGATGGTGATGGCATTGGAGATTTAAATG GTATCACCGAAAAACTTCAGTATCTCAAGGATATAGGCTTTACTGCCACCTGGCTATCGCCCATATTCAAATCTCCCATGGCTGATTTTGGCTATGACATCTCCGACTTCTATCAAATACATCCCGAATATGGCACCATGGAAGATTTTGAGAGAATGATTAAGAAAGCcaaagaggttggaataaaaaTTATTCTCGATTTTGTACCCAATCACTCCAGCGATGAGAATGAATGGTTTAGAAAATCCGAAGACAATGATCCCGAATATCGTGATTTCTATGTTTGGCATAATGGAAAGATTAGCTCACTAACTGGCGAACGTGAGCCACCCAGCAATTGGTTGAGCGCCTTCCGTTACAGTGCCTGGCAATGGAGCGAAAAGCGACAGCAATATTATCTGCATCAATTTGCCATTAAACAGCCTGACTTGAATTATCGCAATCCCCATGTGGTGGAAGAGATGAAAAATGTCATGCGTTTCTGGTTGGGCAAAGGTATTGCTGGCTTTCGCATAGATGCGGTGCCTTTCCTATTCGAAAAAGACCTGGGATCCAACAACAACTATCTCGATGAACCGGTCAATGAAAATTGTCCTGATCCTAATGATTACTGCCATCTGCATCACATCTATACCAATGATCAACCCGAAACATTCGATATGGCCTATCAATGGCGTGCTTTGGCGGATGAGTTTAAAAGAGAACATGGCGGCGACACTCGCATACTGATGACCGAAGCCTATACCAGTTTTGAAAATATCATGAAATTCTATGGTGATGGACTGCGAAATGGTTCGCACATTCCCTTCAACTTTGATTTTCTATCGAGTGAACTCAATTACTCAAATGCCCAAGAAGTTGTGGATCACATTAAGAAATGGATGGCGGCTATGCCCAAAGGTGTCCATGCCAATTGGGTATTGGGTAATCATGACAATCATCGTTTGGCCTCCCGTTTGGGTGTCAATAGGGCAGATCTCTTTAATATATTGCTGCAGACATTGCCAGGAAATGCGGTAACCTATAAT GGTGAGGAGTTAGGTATGACCGATGTCTTTATCAGCTGGGAGGATTCTGTCGACCCTCAGGCCTGTAATGCCAGCCCTGAAACGTATTATGCGGTATCACGAGACGTAGCTCGTACCCCCTATCAATGGGATGCCTCCAATTTGGCCGGCTTCACCACCGGCGATCACAGTTGGCTACCGGTTGCTGCCAATTATACCACTGTCAATGCTTTGGCTCAATTACGTGCCCCACAATCGCACTTGCAAATCTTTAAGAAATTAGTGAAACTACGCAAAGAACCTTCTTTTCAAGATGGTGAACTAAAAATACAGGCCATTGAGGATGATATTGTCATTTATTCGCGTGAAAAGAAAGGCAGCGACCTATATGTGATTGTCTTGAATTTAGGCACTCACGATAAAACCATTAACATTAATAAGTATTACGATATGGGCAAAAAGGCTGAAATAATAACAACATCGATGCAATCGAAAATGGTTGATGG TCAAGTAATCGATCCCACTCAATTTGTGGCCCAGGCTGAGGTGGGAACTGTTTTGGTTCAAGTTTTTGATATACATGGAAGATATTATCATTATGATACTGTataa